In a single window of the Papaver somniferum cultivar HN1 chromosome 8, ASM357369v1, whole genome shotgun sequence genome:
- the LOC113301922 gene encoding formin-like protein 3 has protein sequence MTENQIDHPVINLLSSFTNQCSKCGIMKRRRSSSSAASSSPSSSSKSPNNPPSKIQPNSTNNIISPSFSNPNNPSQLRSMSSASTHVSPSPTLTLLPPSSSSPPPLIWWRPSPPPPRKLNSFSDRRPVKLDSLSIPPTKSWQEFVSSAFSTPSSTPNCILSLACGQFGGGGGSQRQDSPLQSISNSPVSPSSHSFVPPSLGCPSSVSPPSPLSHSFVPPSPSPPLLSPPLVSPPPPRKPSPFSTPTKSRQGLISSASSTPLSSPSCTLCIECGGGSKRKGFPLLLSPSSGAKSNGGGSSTPPSAAAKKRWMSVRNALKQMQHKWMMDNISQQLKEQNNGAPEIAVNEKPNIDINSQGVYGTVPSEQNAGVVQEVVHDENVSFDRDGDTMRVCYMCCCGRQKQIFFAISN, from the exons atgACTGAGAATCAAATAGATCATCCAGTGATTAATCTTTTATCTAGTTTTACAAATCAGTGTTCTAAATGTGGTATTATGAAGAGAAGACGCTCATCATCGTCAGCAGcatcatcatcaccttcttcttcatcaaaaagCCCTAACAATCCTCCATCAAAGATTCAACCAAACAGTACCAATAACATCATCTCACCTTCATTttcaaaccctaataacccatCTCAATTACGATCAATGTCTTCTGCTTCTACCCATGTTTCACCATCACCAACATTAACCCTTTTACCCCCTTCTTCtagttcaccaccaccactaatatggTGGcgcccatcaccaccacctccaagAAAGCTTAATTCTTTTTCTGATCGGCGACCAGTAAAGCTTGATTCTTTATCAATCCCCCCTACAAAATCTTGGCAAGAATTCGTCTCTTCTGCTTTTTCAACACCATCAAGTACTCCTAACTGCATTCTTTCCCTTGCTTGTGGTcaatttggtggtggtggtgggtcaCAAAGACAAGATTCACCATTACAATCAATCTCAAATTCCCCCGTCTCACCATCATCTCATTCCTTTGTTCCACCATCATTAGGATGCCCTTCTTCTGTTTCACCACCATCACCATTATCTCATTCCTTTgttccaccatctccatcaccaccactttTATCCCCTCCTCTTGTTTCACCGCCACCGCCAAGAAAGCCTAGCCCTTTTTCAACCCCCACAAAATCTAGGCAAGGGTTAATCTCGTCTGCTTCATCAACACCATTAAGTAGTCCTAGCTGTACTCTTTGTATTGAATGTGGTGGTGGGTCTAAAAGAAAAGGTTTTCCACTGTTATTATCACCATCGTCAGGAGCAAAGAGCAATGGAGGTGGTTCTAGTACTCCTCCCAGCGCTGCGGCT AAGAAGAGGTGGATGAGTGTGAGAAATGCCTTGAAACAGATGCAGCATAAGTGGATGATGGACAACATCAGTCAACAACTCAAAGAACAAAACAATGGAGCTCCGGAAATCGCCGTAAATGAGAAACCAAATATCGATATCAACAGTCAG GGAGTTTACGGAACTGTGCCGTCTGAACAAAATGCAGGAGTAGTGCAGGAGGTTGTGCACGATGAAAATGTGAGTTTTGACAGAGATGGAGATACCATGAGAGTGTGTTACATGTGCTGCTGTGGGAGACAAAAACAAATCTTCTTCGCCATTTCAAATTGA